The window AGCTGTATAGGGgggcatttattttcttttaaagttaaagtaacacaaaaaaaattatagctGCTTGTTGATGAGGCAATATTTTTAGACGAATCGCTGTAAAAGGAGCATGTTGCAGATcgaacgttttttttaaacacgcgCGTTCAACATCTTAGATTTTTCAAGgaatgcatttattattatttctattgcAACAGCAGCCCATTTGACAAGAAACCCGAAATTGAATCATGACCTTAAACATTGTCCGTGTAAAAATAAGATGTCCGTAAATCGAACGTCAGTCGAGGCTGgccgatttttttctttttctttttttttttgttgcacattTTCGACATTTTGCACCgtgcaaaaaaaggaaaaccgcGCAGTGACAGTTAGTCCAAGAGCGCCGAACAGCGCTCGCCCATCCATGCGCGGCAATCCAAGGCTCGCCAATCTGCCGTGTTTTCACGTGCACATCATCCGGGTTAGTGAGCCGGCCTCTCGGTGACCTCTCGCTGTCACCCTGCATTACACGACGCGCATGCAGCACGTTGGTCAATTAGGGCTCGCTGCCAAACGCGTCAGGGCGGACGAATATGAGGCAGCCGTTAGACTCCAGACTCGGATTTATGTTGTCTCCATATTTATATCGGGCCGTTTTTGCTGTCTCAAACACCAATCACAAAGAAAATACTCTCTCGatcaacaattattttattaagttacttgttttttttcaccccccccccccctttgtctTGCAACACAATCACTAAAGCGCGCATGCTCAACAGGTTCACCTGTGCACAAGgtaaagtattaaaaaaaaaaaacaccaagcgaATGAAGATGAAATCCAAAAGACAGAGCGGATGGGTTTAAATAGGCAAATAAACATTATTCATAAAACTTTTGAAAGCACAGTTGTTGTTTCGCGACATGAAATAGCCACGGATAAACAGTCGGCTATACAGGCGCTCGCcattccttcctttttttttttttctcatctcagTGGGGAGTTCTCATcagtcttgtgtgtgtgtttaggatCGGTTATCCACGCGTGGGTCAAATGCAAATCGAGGTATGGGCCTCACAGatccttgcgtgtttttttggCAGGCATCAAATGTCCTTGTGtacacgcgcgtgtgtgtgtgagaacgtgtacatgtgtgtgtaacTCAACGCAGGCACTACGAGTCGTTGTATTCGATTGTCTGTCACTATAGGAAtcgcctcttcttcctcttcttcttcttttttttctttttctccccccccccccccctccttcctTCCATTCATCAAGAGTTGAGCCGGAGAGCGCTCAGATGTCACATTCACTGTCGCTGGAGGTGATGGAGATGGCCGAGGCCGCCGCTTTGCTGGACCGGCTCGCCTCCGGACTGGACGCGTTGCCCAGACGGTCCACGGTGCCGTCGTCGTCGGCCAGGGAGCGAACGGAGCCGCCGGACAGGACCTGCTGCTGGAGCCTGCACAGAGGACACGGCGTCACGGAGAAGAGCAAATCGAGCCCACAAATGCGCCGCAAACATACATGCAAAGCACAGACTAGTTGGGGATTTAATGGTGTTAATAAGATAATAACACGGTGACATCACGTGCACTGGCCCCATCATTCTAAAATATATCACAGATCATCCACTTTAATCcagatttttttaatagtgCATTAAATTGCCTGCCAGCCTTTGGATGAAAATACACGGCAAAACGATAACGTTACCTTCTAAAAAGAAACATCACCAACCGCTATTATGTTGTCATTATTGTAAGAAGCATTCGTGAATTCATATTTGCTGTTTGTATAGTAATATTATTTTACGCATCATTCCAATTGAAGAGCGAGCAATACAAGTCCAAGCTACTAGAGTATGTTATGAGGCAgcctaaaatgaaatgaatacacATTTCCGACATAATGGAATGGCGCGAATTGTCGGGAGTTGATGTTTTTCAATGGCAAAAACGAGAACAAGTCAAACCTGTTTTTGGCAGCCGCAGCTCTGTCTCTTTGTCTTCGGTTTTTGAACCAGTTTCCTACTTGTGTGGGCGTAAGTCCAGTAGCCTGTGCAAGCTCCCGTTTTTTGCTGGGATTCGGGTAGGGGTCCTGCAAGTACCATTCTCGTAACAAGTGCCTGGTCCTCTCCTTGAAGCAGTGGGTTTTCTGCTCGCCGTCCCAAATGGTTCTGGGCAGCGGGAACTTCTTCCTGACCCGGTATTTGTCCACCGGCCCCAGCGGGCGTCCCCGCAGCTTCTCGGCCTCCTGGTAGTGCGCCTCCAGCCACAGCGCCTGCAGCTTGCTGTGCGACTCCTTGGTGAACTTGTTGTTCTCCAGGATGTGGTAGAGTTCGCGGAAATTGCCCGTGTGGAAGGCGACCACGGCGCGGGCCCGCAGCACCGACTCGTTCTTGT of the Phycodurus eques isolate BA_2022a chromosome 14, UOR_Pequ_1.1, whole genome shotgun sequence genome contains:
- the six6a gene encoding homeobox protein SIX6a: MHLCSGSNPLLLGIPAHLAKDIVGSAVLPSPLPAQFSQSEDAVGCPPAPSTHHPPSPPHPATSFLLTFNFGELPCFVRARADCLGVRQEADGDDVEEREEHGGGDPGRASMFQLPILNFSPQQVAGVCETLEESGDVGRLGRFLWSLPVAPAACEVLNKNESVLRARAVVAFHTGNFRELYHILENNKFTKESHSKLQALWLEAHYQEAEKLRGRPLGPVDKYRVRKKFPLPRTIWDGEQKTHCFKERTRHLLREWYLQDPYPNPSKKRELAQATGLTPTQVGNWFKNRRQRDRAAAAKNRLQQQVLSGGSVRSLADDDGTVDRLGNASSPEASRSSKAAASAISITSSDSECDI